A DNA window from Anastrepha obliqua isolate idAnaObli1 chromosome 5, idAnaObli1_1.0, whole genome shotgun sequence contains the following coding sequences:
- the LOC129249071 gene encoding uncharacterized protein LOC129249071 — protein MSDSECFELPKCASTSGLDSSERALEAMEVDEENQEDTDDNEDKEFEKLLWSIDDDTLFQPLGLTNHGTDAGKTVFVTWNEDYLINFVFKRAKRTNKISLTKVRIPMPLGEIINDMFIIEMNALLLMRSGRVYYFSSVKSMHAIDWLNDNGGGVRCMSAAPTAGFSCIRYVAAQTALFLEMYRDVPDIGRSVPVLLQRCDITFDDKNLFNCSWDDERYTLVSRKVTAKNKTFLQYLLMGEMELKEDQWIHIFTVSSVVFALVVAGVECSAVDDGESAPDCDYSIQQLCAYATNVSSIQLDCEENRCLIFLQCGTIDIWYYSHSTCGLRRMQHYTGAQYSHHVYVPAARCFYFTDEEQVAQLHFSYDAEMDSCQVQETYKAIPGMVACTWVETQHQLICLSCNNIFYKINFEPTHNAKHSFANFTGSAAAVSTEYENLQLLYELTPARLSRLLAKVEKVNELVNLPARMHAAVENECVKQQLLGVLSDRHLYRYLAKARLMYSIQLPTAAQEGVIMLYANNSYQLHHDSYAALIYLQIDKNDLLHSGDSLWHLHIDVDCSDSYMLHIPSPLLNQQLCIALPLMRTAGKLLAEIKVQLYTLVCLEADFVAINLPIDLEVNSSTYAELFTRFKRCVTICNDYDIPKLIKSFFKHSKIKVVQARASEEVNLNMDNDQKSSTTFDVEMLSHTLRLPSTWTFSAIAACFQVPITEQQSFDLYFMSAPIKIAHIVEENHITIESVDAVALYYLKIQLLINMPELLVNGGDGNGAEERQQMLMQLQCDLTSCGAALLQVPTFDENIADEESDSIPRAMQMQQLKRIYTKMRRDFHRLYS, from the exons ATGAGTGATTCCGAGTGTTTTGAATTGCCAAAATGCGCGAGCACTTCAGGATTAGATTCCTCAGAGCGCGCATTAGAAGCGATGGAAGTAGATGAGGAGAATCAAGAAGACACTGATGACAACGAAGATAAGGAATTTGAAAAGCTGCTCTGGTCAATTGATGATGACACCCTCTTTCAGCCACTTGGTTTAACCAATCACGGCACAGACGCCGGCAAAACAGTATTTGTTACATGGAATGAGGACTACCTAATAAATTTCGTTTTCAAGCGCGCAAAGCGgacaaataaaattagtttgacTAAGGTGCGCATACCGATGCCATTAGGAGAAATCATCAACGATATGTTCATAATCGAGATGAATGCTTTGCTACTTATGCGTAGTGGGCGAGTATATTATTTTAGTTCTGTTAAGTCTATGCATGCAATAGACTGGCTGAATGATAATGGAGGCGGCGTGCGTTGCATGTCTGCTGCCCCAACAGCGGGATTCAGTTGTATACGTTACGTGGCGGCGCAGACTGCGCTCTTTTTGGAGATGTATCGAGATGTGCCAGATATAGGACGTAGTGTACCTGTATTATTACAGCGTTGCGACATCACATTTGATGATAAAAACCTTTTCAACTGCTCATGGGATGATGAACGATATACACTAGTTTCGAGAAAAGTTACGGCAAAGAACAAAACATTTCTGCAGTACTTGTTGATGGGGGAAATGGAATTGAAAGAGGACCAGTGGATCCACATATTTACGGTTTCCTCTGTTGTATTTGCATTGGTTGTAG CTGGTGTGGAATGCAGCGCCGTTGATGATGGTGAGAGTGCGCCTGATTGCGACTACAGCATACAGCAGCTATGTGCCTATGCAACAAATGTTAGTTCGATACAGCTGGACTGTGAAGAGAATCGTTGTCTGATATTTTTGCAGTGCGGTACCATTGACATTTGGTATTACTCGCACTCTACCTGTGGTTTACGTCGCATGCAGCATTATACTGGCGCACAGTATAGTCATCACGTGTATGTGCCCGCTGCGCGCTGTTTTTATTTCACCGATGAAGAGCAGGTGGCCCAATTGCATTTCAGTTATGACGCCGAAATGGACAGTTGTCAAGTGCAAGAGACGTATAAAGCGATACCCGGCATGGTGGCATGCACTTGGGTAGAGACGCAGCATCAGCTGATATGCCTAAgttgcaataatattttttataaaataaatttcgaacCAACGCATAACGCTAAGCACTCTTTTGCGAACTTTACCGGTTCGGCTGCAGCAGTTAGTACGGAGTATGAAAATTTGCAATTACTTTACGAGCTCACGCCGGCTCGTTTGTCACGTTTGCTCGCAAAAGTGGAAAAGGTTAACGAATTGGTAAATCTGCCAGCGCGCATGCACGCCGCCGTGGAGAACGAATGTGTGAAACAGCAGCTCCTTGGTGTGCTCTCGGATAGGCACCTCTATCGATATTTGGCGAAAGCGCGTCTAATGTACAGCATACAATTACCAACAGCAGCTCAGGAAGGTGTAATCATGTTGTATGCAAATAACTCCTACCAATTGCATCATGATAGCTATGCGGCGCTAATCTACTTGCAAATCGACAAAAATGATTTACTGCATAGCGGCGACAGTCTATGGCATTTGCACATAGATGTTGACTGCAGCGATAGCTATATGCTGCACATCCCCAGCCCGTTGTTGAATCAACAATTGTGTATAGCATTGCCCTTAATGCGGACTGCGGGAAAATTGCTGGCTGAGATCAAAGTGCAACTATATACTTTGGTGTGCTTGGAAGCTGATTTTGTGGCTATCAACCTTCCCATTGATTTAGAAGTAAATTCGAGTACTTATGCTGAACTCTTCACGCGTTTTAAACGCTGCGTGACTATTTGCAATGACTATGATATTCCAAAACTTATAAAAAGTTTCTTCAAGCATAGCAAAATCAAAGTAGTACAAGCGAGAGCGAGCGAGGAGGTTAATTTAAATATGGATAATGACCAAAAGTCTTCCACTACCTTTGACGTAGAAATGCTGTCACATACATTGCGGCTGCCATCGACGTGGACTTTCAGTGCCATTGCTGCGTGCTTCCAGGTACCAATTACGGAACAGCAGAGTTTTGATTTGTATTTTATGTCTGCACCGATTAAAATCGCGCACATAGTGGAGGAGAATCATATTACAATCGAAAGCGTGGATGCGGTGGCTTTGTattacctaaaaattcaactactCATAAACATGCCTGAGCTGTTGGTGAATGGTGGTGATGGAAATGGTGCCGAAGAAAGGCAGCAGATGTTGATG CAACTCCAATGCGATCTGACAAGTTGTGGGGCTGCTCTTCTGCAAGTGCCAACTTTTGATGAGAATATTGCGGATGAGGAGAGCGACTCAATTCCACGTGCCATGCAGATGCAGCAGTTGAAACGAATATATACGAAAATGCGTAGAGACTTTCATAGATTGTACAGTTGA
- the LOC129248202 gene encoding uncharacterized protein LOC129248202 yields the protein MAYGRSARKRNANGGVPYGSTAKANQVMPHGEFIDRIRKSLYFGGDALMEEMEVSRPLAEYASELFSAPHKGHSLNRLNTVTAGSVHASPCSLIMALIYLDRLNVSDPSYVRRITPQELFIVSMMISTKFYAGHDEEIYLSDWAEDGHMSEKRLKKLELEFLCAIEWNIYISNEVFFEKLGSIEKQLARREGLRRGWLTYSELMQMLPSFTLAKFILNNIAVMAVSYAASVITIAGAFFLASQIPGTALHRKAVSAVIGGNVTVQQSTHIVEYEAAQLNVQQRLRRTNNTETASSAAIPSTVTNGDINTLNDTCTALNVEAELSKLECQYREEEQREAVRQRQHEIESATRLTLPDAVQRITNGNKKSKNGCHTTCFGIDFVRNWFALKEEYADDGLGSLLQSLEELKISHEGDYISAAQEKKQQASDFVGWNVWSLDNCTTSGFWQMFGDTAQPSFVRLPLTWLKFI from the exons ATGGCATACGGGCGTAGCGCCAGAAAGCGCAATGCCAATGGTGGTGTGCCATACGGCTCAACCGCTAAGGCCAATCAG GTGATGCCGCATGGAGAATTCATTGATCGTATACGGAAATCCCTTTATTTCGGTGGTGATGCACTGATGGAGGAAATGGAAGTGTCACGTCCACTCGCAGAATATGCATCGGAACTATTCTCTGCACCGCACAAAGGACACTCATTAAATCGTTTGAATACAGTGACGGCTGGAAGTGTACACGCTTCCCCGTGTTCGCTCATAATGGCATTAATTTATTTGGACCGTCTGAATGTGTCAGATCCGAGTTATGTGCGGCGTATAACACCACAGGAACTTTTTATTGTATCGATG ATGATATCAACAAAATTCTATGCAGGCCACGATGAGGAGATCTACTTGAGCGATTGGGCTGAGGACGGGCATATGAGTGAGAAAAGACTGAAGAAATTAGAACTGGAATTTTTGTGTGCTATA GAATGGAATATATACATATCGAACGAGGTGTTCTTCGAGAAATTGGGAAGTATAGAGAAGCAACTTGCACGGCGTGAAGGATTACGGCGTGGTTGGCTTACCTACTCTGAACTAATGCAGATGCTACCCTCCTTTACGTTGGCCAAATTTATACTGAATAATATTGCCGTAATGGCGGTCAGTTATGCAGCAAGTGTTATCACCATAGCTGGTGCCTTCTTCTTGGCCAGCCAAATTCCAGGTACTGCGCTACATCGAAAAGCAGTGTCAGCAGTAATAGGTGGTAATGTGACAGTTCAACAATCTACACATATAGTAGAGTATGAGGCTGCGCAGTTGAATGTTCAACAGCGTCTAAGGCGGACTAATAACACCGAAACGGCATCATCGGCAGCAATTCCCTCAACTGTAACAAACGGCGATATAAATACACTAAATGATACCTGCACCGCTTTGAATGTTGAAGCGGAACTCTCGAAATTGGAGTGCCAGTATAGGGAGGAGGAACAGCGGGAGGCAGTGCGTCAACGTCAACACGAAATCGAGTCTGCAACACGCTTGACATTGCCCGATGCAGTACAACGCATTACAAATGGGAATAAGAAATCGAAGAATGGTTGCCATACTACGTGCTTTGGCATCGATTTTGTACGTAATTGGTTTGCGCTCAAAGAGGAATATGCGGATGACGGGCTAGGCAGTTTGCTACAATCCCTGgaagaactaaaaatatctcATGAAGGTGACTATATATCCGCAGCACAAGAAAAAAAGCAGCAAGCCAGTGATTTTGTCGGGTGGAATGTTTGGAGTTTGGACAACTGTACAACGTCTGGATTCTGGCAAATGTTCGGTGACACGGCTCAACCATCGTTTGTGCGTTTGCCATTAACGTggttgaaatttatttag
- the LOC129247790 gene encoding tRNA (adenine(58)-N(1))-methyltransferase non-catalytic subunit TRM6: protein MTKIAVIEMPKIQLGEYIVIQRQKYTKLQKFGSLDTTSMLGKEQLELRGLLDQPYSATFKMCPKETTPSTQRGQRNQRLHTLELCSELELRDIRERLGISASGADNRNIIDDGDSQALRPEDIEELREKHSDSTKIIEKIVENSKTFHSKTEYSQEKYLRKKEKKYFEFVQIRRPTLRLITEIYYRQDADKVLGMRLDTLSQLISYAGVSAFGNYLLYESGTNGLLPASFLNSMGAGTEATLVHMHPGNVPQKQAVLALNLPYEQLQRCISVNLYSVLREYYQGEGQELPEIATEPTTPVEEAEPSSKKQKLSDGDAATSTSSDSNGESHETKKLVPTSTAAPAQKWQLENQRACELIRTKFDALVIAAKEHPSNIVQALLPFVKPSRPIVLYSQSKELLMDLYVELKSCSNVTNLHLTSNWLRYYQILPNRTHPEVNMNGNSGYLLTGYTIE, encoded by the exons ATGACAAAAATAGCGGTGATCGAAATGCCAAAAATTCAACTTGGAGAGTATATTGTAATTCAGCgccaaaaatatacgaaattacaGAAGTTCGGCAGTCTGGATACAACGTCCATGCTGGGCAAGGAACAGTTGGAGCTGCGTGGTTTATTGGATCAGCCATATAGCGCTACGTTTAAAATGTGCCCAAAAGAAACTACCCCTTCCACGCAGCGCGGACAACGCAACCAGCGCCTACACACATTGGAGTTGTGCAGTGAATTGGAATTGCGTGATATACGCGAACGTTTGGGCATATCGGCCAGCGGTGCAGATAACCGAAACATAATTGACGATGGAGATTCGCAAGCTTTACGTCCGGAAGATATTGAAGAACTGCGTGAGAAGCACAGTGACTCGACGAAGATTATTGAGAAGATAGTCGAAAATTCTAAGACGTTTCACTCGAAGACGGAGTACTCCCAAGAGAAGTATTTACgtaaaaaggagaaaaaatattttgagtttgtTCAAATACGACGACCTACACTTCGATTAATAACAGAGATTTACTACCGACAAGATGCTGATAAAGTGTTGGGCATGCGATTAGATACCCTCTCACAGCTTATTTCCTATGCAGGTGTGAGCGCATTTGGTAATTATTTGTTGTATGAAAGTGGCACAAATGGCTTGCTACCAGCCAGTTTCCTGAATTCGATGGGTGCCGGCACTGAAGCGACACTGGTGCACATGCACCCGGGCAATGTGCCGCAGAAGCAGGCGGTGTTAGCGCTGAATTTGCCATATGAGCAACTGCAACGTTGCATCTCGGTGAATTTGTATTCCGTATTGCGTGAATATTATCAAGGAGAGGGACAAGAGTTGCCGGAAATTGCAACGGAGCCCACCACACCAGTAGAAGAGGCAGAGCCTAGCAGTAAAAAGCAGAAATTGAGCGACGGTGATGCAG CAACGTCTACAAGTAGTGATAGCAACGGAGAAAGCCATGAGACAAAGAAGTTAGTACCAACAAGTACAGCGGCGCCTGCACAAAAATGGCAATTGGAAAATCAACGTGCTTGCGAACTAATCCGCACCAAATTCGATGCGCTAGTGATCGCTGCCAAAGAGCATCCTAGTAATATCGTACAGGCCTTATTACCATTTGTAAAACCATCTCGACCTATTGTATTGTATAGCCAAAGTAAGGAGCTACTGATGGATTTATATGTGGAGCTGAAGAGTTGCTCGAATGTCACGAACTTGCACTTGACTTCAAATTGGCTGCGCTATTACCAGATATTACCTAATCGCACGCATCCGGAAGTTAACATGAATGGTAACAGTGGTTACCTATTGACGGGATACACTATAGaataa
- the LOC129247791 gene encoding cytochrome c oxidase subunit 5B, mitochondrial-like yields the protein MAQKLRNCVSTLPKGLFNNIFNSLKTTVCCFSNTQIRLADMNDPMDHATGIEKRELEQFKAGNKDPWLLDTVLKRGPGTKEQPTMIPSAFDGRIVGCSCKGNRFINWMWLEKGAPKRCECGHYFQLKEIKPV from the exons ATGGCCCAGAAACTACGCAACTGCGTCTCTACTTTACCAAAAGGTCTATTCAATAATATCTTCAATAGCCTAAAAACAACAGTTTGCTGCTTCTCCAATACTCAAATACGTTTGGCAG ATATGAATGATCCTATGGATCATGCGACTGGTATCGAAAAACGCGAATTAGAACAGTTTAAGGCGGGCAATAAGGACCCTTGGTTGCTTGATACGGTCTTAAAACGCGGTCCTGGCACTAAGGAGCAACCAACTATGATTCCATCCGCATTTGATGGACGTATTGTTGGGTGTTCTT GTAAGGGGAATCGCTTTATAAATTGGATGTGGTTGGAAAAAGGTGCACCCAAACGATGTGAGTGTGGACATTATTTCcaattaaaggaaataaaaccagtttga
- the LOC129247792 gene encoding cytochrome c oxidase subunit 5B, mitochondrial-like, which yields MAATCGRLALRAATRQNLQYTPVRFCKMMNDPMEHATGLEKRELLAKAAGNDNPFDMKVFKRGAGTKETPNLIPSAFDARIVGCICEEDQTFVQWMWLQKGTPKRCECGHWFKLVEKAPV from the exons ATGGCAGCGACTTGTGGACGTTTGGCTTTGCGTGCGGCGACACGTCAAAATTTGCAATACACTCCAGTGCGCTTCTgcaaaa TGATGAACGATCCCATGGAGCACGCTACCGGTTTGGAGAAGCGTGAACTTTTGGCCAAGGCTGCTGGTAACGATAATCCCTTCGACATGAAAGTGTTCAAACGTGGCGCTGGCACCAAAGAAACCCCCAACCTGATACCATCAGCATTTGATGCCCGTATTGTTGGTTGCATCT GCGAGGAAGACCAAACCTTCGTGCAGTGGATGTGGCTGCAAAAGGGTACACCAAAACGCTGTGAATGCGGTCACTGGTTCAAATTGGTTGAGAAGGCtcctgtttaa